A window of the Scleropages formosus chromosome 5, fSclFor1.1, whole genome shotgun sequence genome harbors these coding sequences:
- the LOC108921144 gene encoding protein FAM107B-like isoform X2, translating to MAEPDYINEDCDELIKPKKLVNPVKTSRNHQDLHRELLMNQRRGLAPQNKPELQKVLEKRKRDQVLRQQMEEQEAHKKHSDLEIELMKRQQKLEQLELQQQKDEEEQENTPEFVKMKSNLRRTKQEAELQGASQ from the exons ATGGCAGAGCCGGACTACATCAACGAGGATTGCGATGAGCTCATCAAGCCCAAAAAGCTAGTAAACCCAGTGAAGACATCTCGTAACCACCAGGATCTCCACAGGGAGCTCTTAATGAACCAGAGAAG GGGCCTGGCACCCCAGAACAAGCCCGAGCTACAGaaggtgctggagaagaggaaaCGGGACCAGGTCCTTcggcagcagatggaggagcaggaggcccACAAGAAGCACTCGGACCTGGAGATCGAGCTGATGAAGCGCCAGCAGAAACTGGAGCAG CTTGAGCTGCAACAGCAGAAGGAtgaagaggagcaggagaacaCACCCGAGTTTGTAAAGATGAAAAGCAACCTGAGGCGCACGAAGCAGGAGGCCGAGCTCCAGGGGGCCAGTCAGTAG
- the LOC108921144 gene encoding protein FAM107B-like isoform X1, translating into MATMLRYPVFPFLQDPFLEQGDLTEGQPRVRSIMAEPDYINEDCDELIKPKKLVNPVKTSRNHQDLHRELLMNQRRGLAPQNKPELQKVLEKRKRDQVLRQQMEEQEAHKKHSDLEIELMKRQQKLEQLELQQQKDEEEQENTPEFVKMKSNLRRTKQEAELQGASQ; encoded by the exons ATGGCAACCATGCTGAGGTACCCCGTGTTTCCCTTCCTGCAAG ATCCGTTCCTGGAGCAGGGCGACCTCACGGAGGGACAGCCCAGGGTGCGCAGCATCATGGCAGAGCCGGACTACATCAACGAGGATTGCGATGAGCTCATCAAGCCCAAAAAGCTAGTAAACCCAGTGAAGACATCTCGTAACCACCAGGATCTCCACAGGGAGCTCTTAATGAACCAGAGAAG GGGCCTGGCACCCCAGAACAAGCCCGAGCTACAGaaggtgctggagaagaggaaaCGGGACCAGGTCCTTcggcagcagatggaggagcaggaggcccACAAGAAGCACTCGGACCTGGAGATCGAGCTGATGAAGCGCCAGCAGAAACTGGAGCAG CTTGAGCTGCAACAGCAGAAGGAtgaagaggagcaggagaacaCACCCGAGTTTGTAAAGATGAAAAGCAACCTGAGGCGCACGAAGCAGGAGGCCGAGCTCCAGGGGGCCAGTCAGTAG